In Curtobacterium sp. TC1, the following proteins share a genomic window:
- the pdxT gene encoding pyridoxal 5'-phosphate synthase glutaminase subunit PdxT yields the protein MAGSTTGGARPRIGVLALQGDFREHIASLTELGADVVPLRRPEEIAALDGVVIPGGESSVMDKLSRAFGVAEPLAEAIRGGLPTYGTCAGMIMLSSRITDGISGQQTLDVLDTTVRRNAFGSQNDSFEVDVPMPELGDAPVHAVFIRAPVVEQHGPGVQVLGALADGQVVAVQQGNVLASAFHPEVAGEDRFHRRFLAMVRSA from the coding sequence GTGGCTGGTAGCACGACGGGCGGCGCTCGGCCCCGCATCGGGGTCCTGGCACTGCAGGGTGACTTCCGCGAACACATCGCCTCGTTGACGGAGCTCGGCGCCGACGTCGTGCCGCTCCGTCGACCGGAGGAGATCGCGGCCCTCGACGGCGTCGTGATCCCCGGCGGTGAATCGAGCGTGATGGACAAGCTGTCCCGGGCGTTCGGCGTCGCCGAGCCCCTCGCCGAGGCGATCCGTGGGGGCCTGCCGACGTACGGGACCTGTGCCGGCATGATCATGCTGTCGTCACGGATCACCGACGGCATCAGCGGGCAGCAGACCCTCGACGTGCTCGACACCACGGTGCGACGGAACGCGTTCGGCAGCCAGAACGACTCGTTCGAGGTCGACGTCCCGATGCCCGAGCTCGGCGACGCGCCGGTGCACGCGGTCTTCATCCGTGCCCCCGTCGTCGAGCAGCACGGACCCGGCGTCCAGGTCCTCGGTGCGTTGGCGGACGGGCAGGTCGTCGCGGTGCAGCAGGGCAACGTGCTCGCGAGTGCGTTCCACCCCGAGGTCGCCGGCGAGGACCGCTTCCACCGCCGCTTCCTCGCCATGGTGCGCAGCGCCTGA
- the thrS gene encoding threonine--tRNA ligase: MTESVAPAPAELPQAPEPRTATTTTTGTELFDGERGVVAIRVDGVLKDLAADVQAGETAEAVTLQEQDGLDILRHSAAHVLAQAVQQINPDAKLGIGPPVTDGFYYDFDVAEPFTPEDLKAIEKGMDRIVKQAQRFRRVVVTDEQARELMAGEPYKQELIGLKGAATDGDSGENVEVGAGELTVYENVDPKSGEVVWQDLCRGPHVPHTRWIGNAAKLMRVAAAYWRGSEKNPQLQRIYGTAWPDKDQLKAYLVRLEEAAKRDHRKLGAELDLFSFPDEIGSGLAIFHPKGGIIRREMEDYSRRRHEENGYSFVYTPHITKGDLFETSGHLGWYKDGMFPAMHMDEAKDEDGNVTRQGADYYLKPMNCPMHILAYRSQPRSYRDLPLRMFEFGTVYRNEKSGVIHGLTRVRGMTQDDAHIFTTQEKMKEELTTTLEFVLSLLRDYGLDDFYLELSTKDPEKYVGDDEVWDVATNTLREVAEESGLELVPDPAGAAFYGPKISVQARDAIGRTWQMSTVQLDFNLPERFGIDYTAADGSRQRPVMIHRALFGSIERFFGVLTEHYAGAFPAWLSPVQVVGIPVAAEYGDYLDEVVAKLRSHGVRAEVDHSDDRMQKKIRTHTKAKVPFQLIAGGDDRDAGAVSFRFRDGRQDNAVPVDEAVDRILTAIRERAQV, from the coding sequence GTGACCGAGTCAGTCGCACCCGCGCCCGCAGAGCTTCCCCAGGCACCCGAGCCCCGGACCGCGACGACCACCACGACGGGCACCGAGCTCTTCGACGGTGAGCGCGGCGTCGTCGCGATCCGTGTCGACGGTGTCCTGAAGGACCTCGCTGCCGACGTCCAGGCCGGCGAGACCGCCGAGGCCGTCACCCTGCAGGAGCAGGACGGGCTCGACATCCTCCGTCACTCGGCTGCACACGTGCTGGCGCAGGCCGTCCAGCAGATCAACCCCGACGCCAAGCTCGGCATCGGTCCGCCCGTCACCGACGGCTTCTACTACGACTTCGACGTCGCCGAGCCCTTCACCCCCGAGGACCTCAAGGCGATCGAGAAGGGCATGGACCGCATCGTCAAGCAGGCCCAGCGCTTCCGCCGCGTGGTCGTCACCGACGAGCAGGCGCGCGAACTGATGGCGGGGGAGCCGTACAAGCAGGAGCTCATCGGGCTGAAGGGCGCGGCGACGGACGGCGACTCCGGCGAGAACGTCGAGGTCGGCGCCGGCGAGCTCACCGTGTACGAGAACGTCGACCCGAAGTCGGGCGAGGTCGTCTGGCAGGACCTCTGCCGCGGTCCGCACGTGCCGCACACCCGGTGGATCGGCAACGCCGCGAAGCTCATGCGCGTCGCCGCCGCGTACTGGCGCGGCTCGGAGAAGAACCCGCAGCTGCAGCGCATCTACGGCACCGCCTGGCCCGACAAGGACCAGCTCAAGGCGTACCTCGTCCGCCTCGAGGAAGCCGCGAAGCGCGACCACCGCAAGCTCGGTGCCGAGCTCGACCTCTTCTCGTTCCCCGACGAGATCGGTTCCGGCCTGGCGATCTTCCACCCCAAGGGCGGCATCATCCGCCGCGAGATGGAGGACTACTCGCGTCGCCGGCACGAGGAGAACGGCTACTCGTTCGTCTACACGCCGCACATCACCAAGGGCGACCTGTTCGAGACCTCCGGGCACCTCGGCTGGTACAAGGACGGCATGTTCCCGGCCATGCACATGGACGAGGCCAAGGACGAGGACGGCAACGTCACGCGGCAGGGTGCCGACTACTACCTCAAGCCGATGAACTGCCCGATGCACATCCTGGCGTACCGGTCGCAGCCGCGCTCCTACCGCGACCTGCCGCTGCGCATGTTCGAGTTCGGCACGGTCTACCGCAACGAGAAGTCCGGCGTCATCCACGGCCTCACCCGCGTGCGCGGCATGACCCAGGACGACGCCCACATCTTCACCACGCAGGAGAAGATGAAGGAGGAGCTGACCACGACCCTCGAGTTCGTGCTCTCGCTGCTGCGCGACTACGGTCTCGACGACTTCTACCTCGAGCTCTCGACGAAGGACCCGGAGAAGTACGTCGGCGACGACGAGGTCTGGGACGTCGCCACGAACACCCTGCGCGAGGTCGCCGAGGAATCCGGCCTGGAACTCGTGCCCGACCCCGCCGGTGCCGCCTTCTACGGCCCGAAGATCTCGGTGCAGGCGCGTGACGCCATCGGCCGCACGTGGCAGATGTCGACCGTCCAGCTCGACTTCAACCTGCCCGAGCGCTTCGGCATCGACTACACCGCGGCAGACGGGTCCCGTCAGCGCCCGGTGATGATCCACCGCGCACTGTTCGGCTCGATCGAGCGGTTCTTCGGGGTGCTGACCGAGCACTACGCGGGCGCGTTCCCGGCCTGGCTGTCCCCGGTGCAGGTCGTCGGCATCCCCGTCGCGGCCGAGTACGGCGACTACCTCGACGAGGTCGTCGCGAAGCTCCGGTCGCACGGCGTCCGTGCCGAGGTCGACCACTCGGACGACCGCATGCAGAAGAAGATCCGCACGCACACCAAGGCGAAGGTGCCGTTCCAGCTCATCGCGGGCGGCGACGACCGCGACGCCGGGGCGGTGTCGTTCCGCTTCCGCGACGGACGGCAGGACAACGCCGTGCCCGTGGACGAGGCGGTCGACCGCATCCTGACGGCGATCCGCGAGCGCGCGCAGGTCTGA
- a CDS encoding HIT family protein produces MTDEQDPLVIRDAATGAAVPDAFQRLWNPHRMAYIDAGREGTGRGHADDCPFCEAPRKSDEDALIVARGEHAYVLLNLFPYNNGHLLVCPYRHVPLYDEATPDELREMGELTQTAMRVLRAVSHCDGFNIGMNQGEVAGAGIAAHLHQHIVPRWQSDANFFPIIARTKSMSQMLGDTRRLVAEGWPAAD; encoded by the coding sequence ATGACGGACGAGCAGGACCCGCTGGTCATCCGGGACGCCGCCACCGGAGCGGCCGTCCCGGATGCCTTCCAGCGCCTGTGGAACCCGCACCGGATGGCGTACATCGACGCCGGGCGCGAGGGCACGGGTCGCGGGCACGCCGACGACTGCCCGTTCTGCGAGGCACCGCGGAAGTCCGACGAGGACGCTCTCATCGTCGCGCGGGGCGAGCACGCCTACGTGCTGCTCAACCTGTTCCCCTACAACAACGGACACCTGCTCGTCTGCCCGTACCGCCACGTGCCGCTCTACGACGAGGCCACACCGGACGAGCTCCGCGAGATGGGCGAACTCACCCAGACCGCGATGCGGGTCCTGCGTGCCGTGTCGCACTGCGACGGCTTCAACATCGGGATGAACCAGGGCGAGGTCGCTGGGGCCGGTATCGCCGCGCACCTGCACCAGCACATCGTGCCGCGGTGGCAGTCCGACGCGAACTTCTTCCCGATCATCGCGCGGACGAAGTCGATGTCCCAGATGCTCGGGGACACCCGCCGACTGGTCGCCGAGGGCTGGCCTGCAGCGGACTAG
- a CDS encoding ATP-dependent Clp protease ATP-binding subunit — MPETFGPTSGSDSFDEFLARLLAAQNTGDPQRVRAFGRPVDITRLLSRRTHELLQHTAEYAVSQGQREVDALHLLHVLVRTEPFDAVVRSAGVDPERLAAEIEQRLPMAREPQAEQTGRPALTGTAQRILVEATQAARGFGSTYTDPEHVFFALVTDQETVTGQLLASAGVTPQAMQDYAQQAAAAAREGRPMPGTDTAPGTTETDSDTPTLDQFGTDLTARARDGRIDPVIGRADEIEQAVEILLRRTKNNPVLIGEPGVGKTAIVEGLAQRIVDGDVPSLLQGKRVVALDLPGMLAGTRYRGDFEERLTKAMDEIAAHADELIVFVDELHTVVGAGGGGEGGSMDAGNILKPRLARGDLHLVGATTLNEYRRIEKDAALERRFQPVTVGEPSVEDAVAILTGLAPRYEEHHGVVYTPESLRAAVELSHRYVTDRHLPDKAIDLIDQAGARRRLARSGDVDVEALRDQVAELLAEKDRAVAEERYEEASRLRDETVGLEARIAAATSADAGRAPHRHGRDAADASPRDRRRGPTRPESVGTSITERDIAGVVSRATGIPATRLTQGDRSRLAVLEQELHERVVGQDDAVAAIAKAVRRSRTGMGDQRRPVGSFLFLGPTGVGKTELAKALASSLFGDESAMLRFDMSEFGERHTVSRLVGAPPGYVGYDEAGQLTERVRRNPYSVILLDEVEKAHPDVFNLLLQVLDDGRLTDGQGRTVDFRNTVVIMTSNIGSEFLASRSGALGFAPVGTTDGYGEDDLRARVMGKLREAMRPEFINRIDEIVLFRKLDRSQIASIVSLLLQDTALRLVAQDMVLSVSDAAVDWLAEHGYEPEYGARPLRRLIQREVDDRIATLVVDGGATAGDTVRIDVVDDVLTAAVVEPATL; from the coding sequence TTGCCAGAGACGTTCGGCCCGACCAGCGGCAGTGACTCGTTCGACGAGTTCCTCGCCCGACTCCTCGCGGCGCAGAACACCGGCGACCCGCAGCGCGTCCGTGCGTTCGGCCGACCGGTGGACATCACGCGGCTCCTCAGCCGCCGTACCCACGAGCTGCTCCAGCACACCGCCGAGTACGCGGTGTCGCAGGGACAGCGCGAGGTCGACGCACTGCACCTGCTGCACGTGCTCGTCCGCACCGAACCGTTCGACGCCGTCGTCCGTTCCGCCGGGGTCGACCCCGAGCGCCTCGCCGCCGAGATCGAGCAGCGCCTGCCGATGGCGCGCGAACCGCAGGCCGAGCAGACCGGCCGCCCGGCCCTCACCGGCACGGCGCAGCGCATCCTCGTCGAGGCCACCCAGGCCGCGCGGGGCTTCGGCAGCACCTACACCGATCCCGAGCACGTCTTCTTCGCGCTCGTGACCGACCAGGAGACCGTCACCGGGCAGCTGCTCGCCAGCGCCGGTGTCACCCCGCAGGCCATGCAGGACTACGCCCAGCAGGCCGCGGCAGCAGCACGAGAGGGGCGCCCCATGCCCGGAACCGACACAGCACCCGGCACGACCGAGACCGACAGCGACACCCCGACCCTCGACCAGTTCGGCACCGACCTCACCGCGCGGGCCCGTGACGGCCGCATCGACCCGGTGATCGGTCGTGCCGACGAGATCGAACAGGCGGTCGAGATCCTGCTCCGCCGCACCAAGAACAACCCCGTCCTGATCGGCGAGCCCGGCGTCGGCAAGACCGCCATCGTCGAGGGACTCGCGCAGCGCATCGTCGACGGCGACGTCCCGTCCCTGCTGCAGGGCAAGCGGGTCGTCGCACTCGACCTGCCCGGCATGCTCGCCGGCACCCGGTACCGCGGCGACTTCGAGGAGCGCCTGACGAAGGCCATGGACGAGATCGCGGCGCACGCCGACGAGCTCATCGTCTTCGTCGACGAGCTCCACACCGTCGTCGGCGCCGGCGGAGGCGGTGAGGGCGGCTCGATGGACGCCGGCAACATCCTCAAGCCCCGGCTCGCCCGCGGCGACCTGCACCTGGTCGGCGCGACCACCCTGAACGAGTACCGCCGGATCGAGAAGGACGCCGCACTCGAGCGTCGCTTCCAGCCGGTCACGGTCGGGGAGCCGAGTGTCGAGGACGCCGTCGCGATCCTGACCGGGCTCGCGCCCCGGTACGAGGAGCACCACGGCGTCGTCTACACGCCGGAGTCGCTCCGCGCCGCCGTCGAGCTCTCGCACCGCTACGTCACGGACCGGCACCTGCCGGACAAGGCCATCGACCTCATCGACCAGGCCGGCGCACGTCGCCGGCTCGCCCGCTCGGGTGACGTCGACGTCGAGGCCCTGCGCGACCAGGTCGCCGAGCTGCTCGCCGAGAAGGACCGCGCGGTCGCCGAGGAACGGTACGAAGAGGCGTCGCGCCTGCGCGACGAGACGGTCGGACTGGAGGCCCGGATCGCCGCCGCCACGTCGGCGGACGCTGGGCGCGCTCCCCACCGGCACGGCCGCGACGCCGCTGACGCGTCGCCGCGGGACCGGCGGCGTGGGCCCACCCGTCCGGAATCCGTGGGCACCTCGATCACGGAACGCGACATCGCGGGCGTGGTGTCGCGTGCCACCGGCATCCCGGCGACGCGTCTGACCCAGGGCGACCGTTCACGGCTCGCCGTGCTCGAGCAGGAGCTGCACGAGCGCGTCGTCGGCCAGGACGACGCCGTCGCGGCGATCGCGAAGGCCGTCCGGCGCAGCCGCACCGGCATGGGCGACCAGCGCCGACCGGTCGGCAGCTTCCTGTTCCTCGGCCCGACCGGCGTCGGCAAGACCGAGCTGGCGAAGGCCCTCGCGTCGTCGCTGTTCGGTGACGAGTCCGCCATGCTCCGCTTCGACATGAGCGAGTTCGGCGAACGCCACACGGTCTCGCGCCTGGTCGGTGCGCCTCCCGGGTACGTCGGGTACGACGAGGCCGGGCAGCTCACCGAGCGTGTGCGCCGCAACCCGTACTCGGTCATCCTGCTCGACGAGGTCGAGAAGGCCCACCCCGACGTGTTCAACCTGCTGCTGCAGGTGCTGGACGACGGTCGACTGACCGACGGCCAGGGGCGCACGGTGGACTTCCGCAACACCGTCGTCATCATGACGTCGAACATCGGCTCGGAGTTCCTGGCCTCGCGGTCGGGCGCCCTCGGGTTCGCGCCGGTGGGCACGACCGACGGCTACGGCGAGGACGACCTCCGTGCCCGCGTGATGGGCAAGCTGCGCGAGGCGATGCGGCCGGAGTTCATCAACCGCATCGACGAGATCGTGCTCTTCCGCAAGCTCGACCGGTCGCAGATCGCGTCGATCGTGTCGCTGCTGCTGCAGGACACGGCGCTGCGGCTCGTCGCGCAGGACATGGTGCTCTCCGTGTCGGACGCCGCGGTCGACTGGCTCGCCGAGCACGGGTACGAACCCGAGTACGGCGCCCGTCCGCTCCGTCGGCTCATCCAGCGCGAGGTCGACGACCGCATCGCGACGCTCGTGGTCGACGGTGGCGCGACCGCCGGGGACACCGTGCGGATCGACGTCGTGGACGACGTGCTGACGGCGGCCGTGGTGGAACCCGCGACGCTGTAG
- a CDS encoding adenine phosphoribosyltransferase yields the protein MTETAAALVERLTAVVPDFPKPGVLFRDVTPVFSDAVAFGRVCEALAAPFAVGAGFDAVAGIEARGFALAGGIAARHQVGVLTVRKAGKLPGEVLSEQYALEYGEAELELRPGQLPAGTRVLVVDDVLATGGTGAATITLLERAGYQAVGFAALLELDGLDGRERLEPRLPVTTLGAVPA from the coding sequence GTGACCGAAACCGCAGCTGCACTCGTCGAACGCCTGACCGCCGTCGTCCCGGACTTCCCGAAGCCGGGGGTGCTGTTCCGTGACGTGACGCCGGTGTTCTCGGACGCCGTGGCGTTCGGCCGCGTGTGCGAGGCACTCGCCGCGCCGTTCGCGGTCGGCGCCGGGTTCGACGCCGTCGCCGGCATCGAGGCCCGTGGCTTCGCCCTCGCCGGTGGCATCGCCGCCCGGCACCAGGTCGGCGTGCTCACCGTGCGCAAGGCCGGCAAGCTGCCCGGCGAGGTCCTCAGCGAGCAGTACGCGCTCGAGTACGGCGAGGCCGAGCTCGAGCTGCGCCCGGGCCAGCTGCCCGCGGGCACCCGGGTCCTCGTCGTCGACGACGTCCTGGCCACCGGCGGTACCGGAGCAGCGACCATCACGCTGCTCGAACGCGCCGGGTACCAGGCCGTCGGGTTCGCCGCGCTGCTCGAGCTCGACGGGCTGGACGGACGCGAGCGGCTCGAGCCCCGACTGCCCGTCACCACGCTCGGCGCCGTGCCCGCCTAA
- the pdxS gene encoding pyridoxal 5'-phosphate synthase lyase subunit PdxS: protein MSDSTSTSGTPGTSITGSDRVKRGLAEMLKGGVIMDVVDAEQARIAEEAGATAVMALERVPADIRAQGGVARMSDPSMIEEIIAAVSIPVMAKARIGHFVEAQVLQELGVDYIDESEVLSPADYVNHIDKWNFTTPFVCGATELGEALRRITEGAAMIRSKGEAGTGDVSEATKHIRTINKEIAALRHLKEDELYVAAKELQAPFEIVREVARTGKLPVVLFTAGGVATPADAAMMMQLGADGVFVGSGIFKSGDPAKRAAAIVKAVTFHDDPKVIAEVSRGLGEAMVGINVADVPAPHRLAERGW from the coding sequence ATGAGCGACAGCACCAGCACCTCCGGCACCCCTGGCACCTCGATCACCGGCTCCGACCGCGTCAAGCGCGGCCTCGCCGAGATGCTCAAGGGCGGCGTCATCATGGACGTCGTCGACGCCGAGCAGGCCCGCATCGCGGAAGAAGCCGGCGCGACCGCGGTCATGGCCCTCGAGCGCGTCCCCGCCGACATCCGCGCACAGGGCGGCGTCGCCCGCATGTCCGACCCGTCGATGATCGAGGAGATCATCGCCGCCGTGTCGATCCCCGTCATGGCGAAGGCCCGCATCGGCCACTTCGTCGAGGCGCAGGTGCTGCAGGAGCTCGGCGTCGACTACATCGACGAGTCCGAGGTGCTCTCGCCCGCCGACTACGTCAACCACATCGACAAGTGGAACTTCACCACGCCGTTCGTCTGCGGTGCCACCGAGCTGGGCGAGGCGCTCCGTCGCATCACCGAGGGCGCCGCGATGATCCGTTCCAAGGGCGAGGCCGGCACGGGTGACGTGTCCGAGGCCACGAAGCACATCCGCACGATCAACAAGGAGATCGCGGCACTGCGCCACCTCAAGGAGGACGAGCTCTACGTCGCCGCCAAGGAACTGCAGGCGCCGTTCGAGATCGTGCGCGAGGTCGCCCGCACCGGCAAGCTCCCCGTCGTGCTCTTCACCGCAGGTGGCGTCGCCACCCCGGCCGACGCCGCGATGATGATGCAGCTCGGCGCGGACGGCGTGTTCGTCGGCTCCGGCATCTTCAAGTCCGGCGACCCGGCGAAGCGTGCCGCGGCGATCGTCAAGGCCGTGACGTTCCACGACGACCCCAAGGTCATCGCCGAGGTCTCACGTGGCCTGGGCGAGGCGATGGTCGGCATCAACGTCGCCGACGTCCCCGCACCGCACCGCCTCGCCGAGCGTGGCTGGTAG
- a CDS encoding YebC/PmpR family DNA-binding transcriptional regulator has protein sequence MSGHSKWATTKHKKAVIDGRRAKSFAKLIKNIEVAAKMGGADLSGNPTLVDAIQKAKKTSVPNDNIDRAVKRGAGLTGESIEYTTIMYEGYAPNGVAMLIECLTDNKNRAAAEVRTAMSRNGGTMADPGSVAYNFSRKGVISVTKVDGLDEDTVMTAVLDAGVEDVIDQGGGFEIITEASDLVAARTALQDAGIDYDSADAEFVPGLKVPVDAETARKVFRLIDALEDSDDVQNVYANFEVPADVQAELDEDEGE, from the coding sequence GTGTCCGGGCATTCCAAGTGGGCGACGACCAAGCACAAGAAGGCCGTCATCGACGGCCGCCGTGCCAAGTCGTTCGCCAAGCTCATCAAGAACATCGAGGTCGCCGCGAAGATGGGTGGCGCCGACCTGTCGGGCAACCCGACGCTGGTCGACGCGATCCAGAAGGCCAAGAAGACCTCGGTCCCGAACGACAACATCGACCGTGCCGTCAAGCGCGGTGCCGGCCTGACCGGTGAGTCGATCGAGTACACGACGATCATGTACGAGGGCTACGCCCCGAACGGCGTCGCGATGCTGATCGAGTGCCTCACCGACAACAAGAACCGCGCGGCGGCCGAGGTCCGGACGGCGATGTCCCGCAACGGTGGCACGATGGCCGACCCGGGCAGCGTCGCCTACAACTTCTCGCGCAAGGGCGTCATCTCGGTCACGAAGGTCGACGGCCTCGACGAGGACACCGTCATGACCGCCGTGCTCGACGCCGGTGTCGAGGACGTCATCGACCAGGGCGGCGGCTTCGAGATCATCACCGAGGCCAGCGACCTCGTCGCGGCCCGCACCGCGCTGCAGGACGCCGGCATCGACTACGACTCGGCCGACGCCGAGTTCGTGCCCGGCCTCAAGGTGCCGGTCGACGCCGAGACCGCCCGCAAGGTCTTCCGCCTGATCGACGCGCTCGAGGACAGCGACGACGTGCAGAACGTCTACGCGAACTTCGAGGTGCCGGCGGACGTCCAGGCCGAGCTCGACGAGGACGAGGGCGAGTAG